A part of Geotrypetes seraphini chromosome 9, aGeoSer1.1, whole genome shotgun sequence genomic DNA contains:
- the LOC117366956 gene encoding disintegrin and metalloproteinase domain-containing protein 15-like isoform X8: MAWAGRDRSVALWLSPLTLQSFYLQEGPPSHLQVLLETEGGPLFLELQQNEVLLSGTHTLVFYLPNGTRVSEDGTGQVNCYYHGQVKGHLGSWISASACGGLRGHLAVSGNRSYGVQPVSGPGDPRHFFFEIQDTAFPDTKCGLTQWTPVHPSGEDSSRLHRRKRDLVGEVKYIELAIVTDKKEYEYYHGDIRRLQIRMLEIANQVDLFFRPLNVRVALVAVEIWNKMDHITVDQNPSVTLNRFLAWRQAELLPHIRHDNAQLVIGGNFEGSAVGMATQASMCSPERSGRVNMDHSVSTLGVASTIAHELGHNLGMNHDTVDRKCNCSNLLQVKSCIMEPATGFLPGLGFSSCSRSDLETSLRQGGGMCLFNVPEAQRIFGAQRCGNLFVEVGEECDCGLMEVCKDPCCNATTCKLVPGAKCSSSGICCEKCQLRHSGSVCREPLGECDLPEYCDGVSSFCPPNVFLQDGHPCKNGQAFCYSGDCRTYESQCQVLWGPGSTQAPDDCFRSVNMKGDKYGNCGRNLNGTYIPCRAQDMKCGKIQCQGGNDRPLLGSNAEVVNHRETACRSAFFNLGEDIMDPAMVMPGTACGSGKVCINQKCQEVSALGVQECRRKCSGHGVCNSNANCHCDPGWAPPDCKSSGYGGSVESGPLEPEKASSSCETTSPKEAPALGPGDPRPRRAAFCRAHIHASGSSVPFQPAPPPPTAIGGNLQAQQV; this comes from the exons ATGGCCTGGGCAGGTAGGGACAGGTCAGTGGCCCTCTGGCTGTCTCCTCTGACACTACAATCTTTTTATCTGCAGGAGGGACCTCCCAGCCACCTTCAGGTGCTTCTGGAGACAGAGGGGGGTCCGCTTTTCTTGGAGCTTCAGCAAAATGA GGTGCTGCTGAGCGGTACGCACACGCTGGTGTTTTACCTGCCCAATGGAACACGGGTGTCGGAAGATGGCACAGGACAG GTGAATTGTTATTATCATGGCCAGGTGAAGGGCCACCTGGGCTCCTGGATCAGTGCAAGCGCGTGCGGTGGACTCAG gGGGCACCTTGCTGTGTCTGGAAACAGAAGCTATGGCGTTCAGCCCGTGAGTGGACCTGGTGACCCGAGACATTTCTTCTTCGAGATCCAGGATACGGCTTTCCCAGACACGAAATGTGGCCTGACCCAGTGGACGCCAGTGCATCCTTCAGGGGAAGATTCCTCTCGTCTGCACAGG AGGAAGAGGGATCTCGTGGGCGAGGTGAAATATATAGAGCTGGCGATAGTTACCGACAAGAAAGAG TACGAATACTATCATGGGGACATCAGGCGTTTGCAGATACGGATGCTGGAAATCGCCAATCAGGTGGATTTG TTTTTTCGTCCACTGAATGTGCGTGTGGCTCTCGTGGCGGTGGAAATCTGGAACAAGATGGACCATATCACTGTGGATCAGAACCCTTCCGTCACACTGAACCGCTTCTTGGCATGGCGGCAGGCCGAGCTCCTGCCGCACATCAGACATGACAACGCCCAGCTGGTAAT AGGGGGGAACTTTGAAGGCTCTGCAGTTGGTATGGCCACCCAGGCTTCCATGTGTTCCCCTGAGCGCTCTGGCAGAGTGAATATG GACCACTCTGTCAGCACCCTGGGCGTGGCCTCCACTATTGCACACGAACTGGGACACAACCTAGGCATGAACCATGACACTGTGGACAGGAAGTGTAACTGCTCCAACCTTCTTCAGGTGAAAAGCTGCATCATGGAACCAGCCACAGG GTTCTTGCCTGGCCTAGGCTTCAGCAGCTGCAGCCGGTCTGATTTAGAAACCAGCCTGCGTCAGGGTGGAGGCATGTGCCTCTTCAACGTGCCGGAAGCCCAGCGCATCTTTGGAGCCCAGCGCTGTGGCAACCTCTTTGTGGAGGTAGGGGAGGAGTGTGACTGCGGGCTGATGGAG GTATGCAAGGACCCCTGCTGCAATGCTACTACTTGCAAACTTGTCCCAGGGGCCAAGTGTTCCTCCAGTGGTATCTGCTGTGAGAAGTGCCAG CTGAGACACTCCGGCTCTGTGTGTCGAGAGCCCTTGGGCGAATGCGACTTACCCGAGTACTGTGATGGAGTCTCCTCCTTCTGCCCTCCTAATGTCTTCCTCCAGGATGGGCATCCGTGCAAGAATGGCCAAGCCTTCTGCTACAGCGGAGACTGCAGGACCTATGAGTCACAGTGTCAGGTCCTCTGGGGCCCAG GCTCCACCCAGGCCCCCGACGACTGCTTTCGTTCTGTGAATATGAAGGGCGATAAATACGGTAACTGTGGACGGAACCTGAACGGCACGTACATCCCCTGCAGGGCTCA AGATATGAAATGCGGGAAGATTCAGTGCCAGGGAGGGAACGATCGCCCACTGCTGGGCTCCAACGCGGAGGTCGTGAACCACAGGGAAACGGCATGCCGCAGTGCCTTCTTCAACCTTGGCGAGGACATCATGGACCCGGCCATGGTGATGCCTGGCACAGCCTGCGGCAGTGGGAAG GTGTGCATCAACCAGAAGTGCCAGGAAGTGTCCGCCCTGGGGGTCCAGGAGTGTCGGAGAAAATGCAGCGGGCACGGG GTGTGTAACAGCAACGCGAACTGCCATTGTGATCCAGGCTGGGCCCCTCCAGACTGCAAGAGTTCGGGGTACGGAGGGAGTGTGGAAAGTGGGCCGCTGGAACCGGAGAAAG CCTCAAGTTCCTGTGAAACCACCTCCCCCAAAGAAGCCCCTGCCCTCGGACCCGGCGACCCAAGACCAAGAAGAGCTGCTTTCTGCCGTGCCCATATACACGCCTCAGGCAGTAGTGTTCCCTTCCA GCCGGCGCCCCCTCCGCCTACAGCCATTGGTGGGAACCTCCAGGCGCAGCAAGTGTAA
- the LOC117366956 gene encoding disintegrin and metalloproteinase domain-containing protein 15-like isoform X4 has protein sequence MAWAGRDRSVALWLSPLTLQSFYLQEGPPSHLQVLLETEGGPLFLELQQNEVLLSGTHTLVFYLPNGTRVSEDGTGQVNCYYHGQVKGHLGSWISASACGGLRGHLAVSGNRSYGVQPVSGPGDPRHFFFEIQDTAFPDTKCGLTQWTPVHPSGEDSSRLHRRKRDLVGEVKYIELAIVTDKKEYEYYHGDIRRLQIRMLEIANQVDLFFRPLNVRVALVAVEIWNKMDHITVDQNPSVTLNRFLAWRQAELLPHIRHDNAQLVIGGNFEGSAVGMATQASMCSPERSGRVNMDHSVSTLGVASTIAHELGHNLGMNHDTVDRKCNCSNLLQVKSCIMEPATGFLPGLGFSSCSRSDLETSLRQGGGMCLFNVPEAQRIFGAQRCGNLFVEVGEECDCGLMEVCKDPCCNATTCKLVPGAKCSSSGICCEKCQLRHSGSVCREPLGECDLPEYCDGVSSFCPPNVFLQDGHPCKNGQAFCYSGDCRTYESQCQVLWGPGSTQAPDDCFRSVNMKGDKYGNCGRNLNGTYIPCRAQDMKCGKIQCQGGNDRPLLGSNAEVVNHRETACRSAFFNLGEDIMDPAMVMPGTACGSGKVCINQKCQEVSALGVQECRRKCSGHGVCNSNANCHCDPGWAPPDCKSSGYGGSVESGPLEPEKDSSAVSTALLLLFLLVLPLTILVGVCYFKRSTLRQGLCRFRKASSCQYSAEPETRVRFLGEGITAEGNRISHTEARAMGQAPPERPRPPQRMQSTELQVMPPTTKGTAFDRPAPPSRPLPDDPVPRKSQPQVPVKPPPPKKPLPSDPATQDQEELLSAVPIYTPQAVVFPSSRRPLRLQPLVGTSRRSKCN, from the exons ATGGCCTGGGCAGGTAGGGACAGGTCAGTGGCCCTCTGGCTGTCTCCTCTGACACTACAATCTTTTTATCTGCAGGAGGGACCTCCCAGCCACCTTCAGGTGCTTCTGGAGACAGAGGGGGGTCCGCTTTTCTTGGAGCTTCAGCAAAATGA GGTGCTGCTGAGCGGTACGCACACGCTGGTGTTTTACCTGCCCAATGGAACACGGGTGTCGGAAGATGGCACAGGACAG GTGAATTGTTATTATCATGGCCAGGTGAAGGGCCACCTGGGCTCCTGGATCAGTGCAAGCGCGTGCGGTGGACTCAG gGGGCACCTTGCTGTGTCTGGAAACAGAAGCTATGGCGTTCAGCCCGTGAGTGGACCTGGTGACCCGAGACATTTCTTCTTCGAGATCCAGGATACGGCTTTCCCAGACACGAAATGTGGCCTGACCCAGTGGACGCCAGTGCATCCTTCAGGGGAAGATTCCTCTCGTCTGCACAGG AGGAAGAGGGATCTCGTGGGCGAGGTGAAATATATAGAGCTGGCGATAGTTACCGACAAGAAAGAG TACGAATACTATCATGGGGACATCAGGCGTTTGCAGATACGGATGCTGGAAATCGCCAATCAGGTGGATTTG TTTTTTCGTCCACTGAATGTGCGTGTGGCTCTCGTGGCGGTGGAAATCTGGAACAAGATGGACCATATCACTGTGGATCAGAACCCTTCCGTCACACTGAACCGCTTCTTGGCATGGCGGCAGGCCGAGCTCCTGCCGCACATCAGACATGACAACGCCCAGCTGGTAAT AGGGGGGAACTTTGAAGGCTCTGCAGTTGGTATGGCCACCCAGGCTTCCATGTGTTCCCCTGAGCGCTCTGGCAGAGTGAATATG GACCACTCTGTCAGCACCCTGGGCGTGGCCTCCACTATTGCACACGAACTGGGACACAACCTAGGCATGAACCATGACACTGTGGACAGGAAGTGTAACTGCTCCAACCTTCTTCAGGTGAAAAGCTGCATCATGGAACCAGCCACAGG GTTCTTGCCTGGCCTAGGCTTCAGCAGCTGCAGCCGGTCTGATTTAGAAACCAGCCTGCGTCAGGGTGGAGGCATGTGCCTCTTCAACGTGCCGGAAGCCCAGCGCATCTTTGGAGCCCAGCGCTGTGGCAACCTCTTTGTGGAGGTAGGGGAGGAGTGTGACTGCGGGCTGATGGAG GTATGCAAGGACCCCTGCTGCAATGCTACTACTTGCAAACTTGTCCCAGGGGCCAAGTGTTCCTCCAGTGGTATCTGCTGTGAGAAGTGCCAG CTGAGACACTCCGGCTCTGTGTGTCGAGAGCCCTTGGGCGAATGCGACTTACCCGAGTACTGTGATGGAGTCTCCTCCTTCTGCCCTCCTAATGTCTTCCTCCAGGATGGGCATCCGTGCAAGAATGGCCAAGCCTTCTGCTACAGCGGAGACTGCAGGACCTATGAGTCACAGTGTCAGGTCCTCTGGGGCCCAG GCTCCACCCAGGCCCCCGACGACTGCTTTCGTTCTGTGAATATGAAGGGCGATAAATACGGTAACTGTGGACGGAACCTGAACGGCACGTACATCCCCTGCAGGGCTCA AGATATGAAATGCGGGAAGATTCAGTGCCAGGGAGGGAACGATCGCCCACTGCTGGGCTCCAACGCGGAGGTCGTGAACCACAGGGAAACGGCATGCCGCAGTGCCTTCTTCAACCTTGGCGAGGACATCATGGACCCGGCCATGGTGATGCCTGGCACAGCCTGCGGCAGTGGGAAG GTGTGCATCAACCAGAAGTGCCAGGAAGTGTCCGCCCTGGGGGTCCAGGAGTGTCGGAGAAAATGCAGCGGGCACGGG GTGTGTAACAGCAACGCGAACTGCCATTGTGATCCAGGCTGGGCCCCTCCAGACTGCAAGAGTTCGGGGTACGGAGGGAGTGTGGAAAGTGGGCCGCTGGAACCGGAGAAAG ATAGCAGCGCTGTATCCAcagctctcctcctcctcttcctcctcgtaCTTCCACTGACCATACTCGTGGGCGTCTGCTACTTCAAGCGCAGCACCCTGAGGCAGGGTCTCTGCAGGTTCAGAAAGGCTTCCAGCTGCCAGTACAG TGCAGAGCCTGAGACTCGAGTCCGATTCCTCGGTGAAGGCATCACGGCTGAGGGGAACCG GATTTCTCATACAGAAGCACGAGCCATGGGCCAGGCACCCCCTGAACGCCCAAGACCCCCTCAGCGGATGCAGAGCACAGAGCTCCAGGTGATGCCGCCCACGACTAAG GGCACAGCTTTCGACAGGCCTGCCCCACCCTCAAGACCTCTGCCAGATGACCCCGTGCCAAGGAAGTCTCAG CCTCAAGTTCCTGTGAAACCACCTCCCCCAAAGAAGCCCCTGCCCTCGGACCCGGCGACCCAAGACCAAGAAGAGCTGCTTTCTGCCGTGCCCATATACACGCCTCAGGCAGTAGTGTTCCCTTCCA GCCGGCGCCCCCTCCGCCTACAGCCATTGGTGGGAACCTCCAGGCGCAGCAAGTGTAACTGA
- the LOC117366956 gene encoding disintegrin and metalloproteinase domain-containing protein 15-like isoform X5 — translation MAWAGRDRSVALWLSPLTLQSFYLQEGPPSHLQVLLETEGGPLFLELQQNEVLLSGTHTLVFYLPNGTRVSEDGTGQVNCYYHGQVKGHLGSWISASACGGLRGHLAVSGNRSYGVQPVSGPGDPRHFFFEIQDTAFPDTKCGLTQWTPVHPSGEDSSRLHRRKRDLVGEVKYIELAIVTDKKEYEYYHGDIRRLQIRMLEIANQVDLFFRPLNVRVALVAVEIWNKMDHITVDQNPSVTLNRFLAWRQAELLPHIRHDNAQLVIGGNFEGSAVGMATQASMCSPERSGRVNMDHSVSTLGVASTIAHELGHNLGMNHDTVDRKCNCSNLLQVKSCIMEPATGFLPGLGFSSCSRSDLETSLRQGGGMCLFNVPEAQRIFGAQRCGNLFVEVGEECDCGLMEVCKDPCCNATTCKLVPGAKCSSSGICCEKCQLRHSGSVCREPLGECDLPEYCDGVSSFCPPNVFLQDGHPCKNGQAFCYSGDCRTYESQCQVLWGPGSTQAPDDCFRSVNMKGDKYGNCGRNLNGTYIPCRAQDMKCGKIQCQGGNDRPLLGSNAEVVNHRETACRSAFFNLGEDIMDPAMVMPGTACGSGKVCINQKCQEVSALGVQECRRKCSGHGVCNSNANCHCDPGWAPPDCKSSGYGGSVESGPLEPEKDSSAVSTALLLLFLLVLPLTILVGVCYFKRSTLRQGLCRFRKASSCQYRISHTEARAMGQAPPERPRPPQRMQSTELQVMPPTTKGTAFDRPAPPSRPLPDDPVPRKSQPQVPVKPPPPKKPLPSDPATQDQEELLSAVPIYTPQAVVFPSSRRPLRLQPLVGTSRRSKCN, via the exons ATGGCCTGGGCAGGTAGGGACAGGTCAGTGGCCCTCTGGCTGTCTCCTCTGACACTACAATCTTTTTATCTGCAGGAGGGACCTCCCAGCCACCTTCAGGTGCTTCTGGAGACAGAGGGGGGTCCGCTTTTCTTGGAGCTTCAGCAAAATGA GGTGCTGCTGAGCGGTACGCACACGCTGGTGTTTTACCTGCCCAATGGAACACGGGTGTCGGAAGATGGCACAGGACAG GTGAATTGTTATTATCATGGCCAGGTGAAGGGCCACCTGGGCTCCTGGATCAGTGCAAGCGCGTGCGGTGGACTCAG gGGGCACCTTGCTGTGTCTGGAAACAGAAGCTATGGCGTTCAGCCCGTGAGTGGACCTGGTGACCCGAGACATTTCTTCTTCGAGATCCAGGATACGGCTTTCCCAGACACGAAATGTGGCCTGACCCAGTGGACGCCAGTGCATCCTTCAGGGGAAGATTCCTCTCGTCTGCACAGG AGGAAGAGGGATCTCGTGGGCGAGGTGAAATATATAGAGCTGGCGATAGTTACCGACAAGAAAGAG TACGAATACTATCATGGGGACATCAGGCGTTTGCAGATACGGATGCTGGAAATCGCCAATCAGGTGGATTTG TTTTTTCGTCCACTGAATGTGCGTGTGGCTCTCGTGGCGGTGGAAATCTGGAACAAGATGGACCATATCACTGTGGATCAGAACCCTTCCGTCACACTGAACCGCTTCTTGGCATGGCGGCAGGCCGAGCTCCTGCCGCACATCAGACATGACAACGCCCAGCTGGTAAT AGGGGGGAACTTTGAAGGCTCTGCAGTTGGTATGGCCACCCAGGCTTCCATGTGTTCCCCTGAGCGCTCTGGCAGAGTGAATATG GACCACTCTGTCAGCACCCTGGGCGTGGCCTCCACTATTGCACACGAACTGGGACACAACCTAGGCATGAACCATGACACTGTGGACAGGAAGTGTAACTGCTCCAACCTTCTTCAGGTGAAAAGCTGCATCATGGAACCAGCCACAGG GTTCTTGCCTGGCCTAGGCTTCAGCAGCTGCAGCCGGTCTGATTTAGAAACCAGCCTGCGTCAGGGTGGAGGCATGTGCCTCTTCAACGTGCCGGAAGCCCAGCGCATCTTTGGAGCCCAGCGCTGTGGCAACCTCTTTGTGGAGGTAGGGGAGGAGTGTGACTGCGGGCTGATGGAG GTATGCAAGGACCCCTGCTGCAATGCTACTACTTGCAAACTTGTCCCAGGGGCCAAGTGTTCCTCCAGTGGTATCTGCTGTGAGAAGTGCCAG CTGAGACACTCCGGCTCTGTGTGTCGAGAGCCCTTGGGCGAATGCGACTTACCCGAGTACTGTGATGGAGTCTCCTCCTTCTGCCCTCCTAATGTCTTCCTCCAGGATGGGCATCCGTGCAAGAATGGCCAAGCCTTCTGCTACAGCGGAGACTGCAGGACCTATGAGTCACAGTGTCAGGTCCTCTGGGGCCCAG GCTCCACCCAGGCCCCCGACGACTGCTTTCGTTCTGTGAATATGAAGGGCGATAAATACGGTAACTGTGGACGGAACCTGAACGGCACGTACATCCCCTGCAGGGCTCA AGATATGAAATGCGGGAAGATTCAGTGCCAGGGAGGGAACGATCGCCCACTGCTGGGCTCCAACGCGGAGGTCGTGAACCACAGGGAAACGGCATGCCGCAGTGCCTTCTTCAACCTTGGCGAGGACATCATGGACCCGGCCATGGTGATGCCTGGCACAGCCTGCGGCAGTGGGAAG GTGTGCATCAACCAGAAGTGCCAGGAAGTGTCCGCCCTGGGGGTCCAGGAGTGTCGGAGAAAATGCAGCGGGCACGGG GTGTGTAACAGCAACGCGAACTGCCATTGTGATCCAGGCTGGGCCCCTCCAGACTGCAAGAGTTCGGGGTACGGAGGGAGTGTGGAAAGTGGGCCGCTGGAACCGGAGAAAG ATAGCAGCGCTGTATCCAcagctctcctcctcctcttcctcctcgtaCTTCCACTGACCATACTCGTGGGCGTCTGCTACTTCAAGCGCAGCACCCTGAGGCAGGGTCTCTGCAGGTTCAGAAAGGCTTCCAGCTGCCAGTACAG GATTTCTCATACAGAAGCACGAGCCATGGGCCAGGCACCCCCTGAACGCCCAAGACCCCCTCAGCGGATGCAGAGCACAGAGCTCCAGGTGATGCCGCCCACGACTAAG GGCACAGCTTTCGACAGGCCTGCCCCACCCTCAAGACCTCTGCCAGATGACCCCGTGCCAAGGAAGTCTCAG CCTCAAGTTCCTGTGAAACCACCTCCCCCAAAGAAGCCCCTGCCCTCGGACCCGGCGACCCAAGACCAAGAAGAGCTGCTTTCTGCCGTGCCCATATACACGCCTCAGGCAGTAGTGTTCCCTTCCA GCCGGCGCCCCCTCCGCCTACAGCCATTGGTGGGAACCTCCAGGCGCAGCAAGTGTAACTGA
- the LOC117366956 gene encoding disintegrin and metalloproteinase domain-containing protein 15-like isoform X2: MAWAGRDRSVALWLSPLTLQSFYLQEGPPSHLQVLLETEGGPLFLELQQNEVLLSGTHTLVFYLPNGTRVSEDGTGQVNCYYHGQVKGHLGSWISASACGGLRGHLAVSGNRSYGVQPVSGPGDPRHFFFEIQDTAFPDTKCGLTQWTPVHPSGEDSSRLHRRKRDLVGEVKYIELAIVTDKKEYEYYHGDIRRLQIRMLEIANQVDLFFRPLNVRVALVAVEIWNKMDHITVDQNPSVTLNRFLAWRQAELLPHIRHDNAQLVIGGNFEGSAVGMATQASMCSPERSGRVNMDHSVSTLGVASTIAHELGHNLGMNHDTVDRKCNCSNLLQVKSCIMEPATGFLPGLGFSSCSRSDLETSLRQGGGMCLFNVPEAQRIFGAQRCGNLFVEVCKDPCCNATTCKLVPGAKCSSSGICCEKCQLRHSGSVCREPLGECDLPEYCDGVSSFCPPNVFLQDGHPCKNGQAFCYSGDCRTYESQCQVLWGPGSTQAPDDCFRSVNMKGDKYGNCGRNLNGTYIPCRAQDMKCGKIQCQGGNDRPLLGSNAEVVNHRETACRSAFFNLGEDIMDPAMVMPGTACGSGKVCINQKCQEVSALGVQECRRKCSGHGVCNSNANCHCDPGWAPPDCKSSGYGGSVESGPLEPEKDSSAVSTALLLLFLLVLPLTILVGVCYFKRSTLRQGLCRFRKASSCQYSAEPETRVRFLGEGITAEGNRISHTEARAMGQAPPERPRPPQRMQSTELQVMPPTTKPFSQDSTRPDPPSKPLPPDPVPKQLQGTAFDRPAPPSRPLPDDPVPRKSQPQVPVKPPPPKKPLPSDPATQDQEELLSAVPIYTPQAVVFPSSRRPLRLQPLVGTSRRSKCN, encoded by the exons ATGGCCTGGGCAGGTAGGGACAGGTCAGTGGCCCTCTGGCTGTCTCCTCTGACACTACAATCTTTTTATCTGCAGGAGGGACCTCCCAGCCACCTTCAGGTGCTTCTGGAGACAGAGGGGGGTCCGCTTTTCTTGGAGCTTCAGCAAAATGA GGTGCTGCTGAGCGGTACGCACACGCTGGTGTTTTACCTGCCCAATGGAACACGGGTGTCGGAAGATGGCACAGGACAG GTGAATTGTTATTATCATGGCCAGGTGAAGGGCCACCTGGGCTCCTGGATCAGTGCAAGCGCGTGCGGTGGACTCAG gGGGCACCTTGCTGTGTCTGGAAACAGAAGCTATGGCGTTCAGCCCGTGAGTGGACCTGGTGACCCGAGACATTTCTTCTTCGAGATCCAGGATACGGCTTTCCCAGACACGAAATGTGGCCTGACCCAGTGGACGCCAGTGCATCCTTCAGGGGAAGATTCCTCTCGTCTGCACAGG AGGAAGAGGGATCTCGTGGGCGAGGTGAAATATATAGAGCTGGCGATAGTTACCGACAAGAAAGAG TACGAATACTATCATGGGGACATCAGGCGTTTGCAGATACGGATGCTGGAAATCGCCAATCAGGTGGATTTG TTTTTTCGTCCACTGAATGTGCGTGTGGCTCTCGTGGCGGTGGAAATCTGGAACAAGATGGACCATATCACTGTGGATCAGAACCCTTCCGTCACACTGAACCGCTTCTTGGCATGGCGGCAGGCCGAGCTCCTGCCGCACATCAGACATGACAACGCCCAGCTGGTAAT AGGGGGGAACTTTGAAGGCTCTGCAGTTGGTATGGCCACCCAGGCTTCCATGTGTTCCCCTGAGCGCTCTGGCAGAGTGAATATG GACCACTCTGTCAGCACCCTGGGCGTGGCCTCCACTATTGCACACGAACTGGGACACAACCTAGGCATGAACCATGACACTGTGGACAGGAAGTGTAACTGCTCCAACCTTCTTCAGGTGAAAAGCTGCATCATGGAACCAGCCACAGG GTTCTTGCCTGGCCTAGGCTTCAGCAGCTGCAGCCGGTCTGATTTAGAAACCAGCCTGCGTCAGGGTGGAGGCATGTGCCTCTTCAACGTGCCGGAAGCCCAGCGCATCTTTGGAGCCCAGCGCTGTGGCAACCTCTTTGTGGAG GTATGCAAGGACCCCTGCTGCAATGCTACTACTTGCAAACTTGTCCCAGGGGCCAAGTGTTCCTCCAGTGGTATCTGCTGTGAGAAGTGCCAG CTGAGACACTCCGGCTCTGTGTGTCGAGAGCCCTTGGGCGAATGCGACTTACCCGAGTACTGTGATGGAGTCTCCTCCTTCTGCCCTCCTAATGTCTTCCTCCAGGATGGGCATCCGTGCAAGAATGGCCAAGCCTTCTGCTACAGCGGAGACTGCAGGACCTATGAGTCACAGTGTCAGGTCCTCTGGGGCCCAG GCTCCACCCAGGCCCCCGACGACTGCTTTCGTTCTGTGAATATGAAGGGCGATAAATACGGTAACTGTGGACGGAACCTGAACGGCACGTACATCCCCTGCAGGGCTCA AGATATGAAATGCGGGAAGATTCAGTGCCAGGGAGGGAACGATCGCCCACTGCTGGGCTCCAACGCGGAGGTCGTGAACCACAGGGAAACGGCATGCCGCAGTGCCTTCTTCAACCTTGGCGAGGACATCATGGACCCGGCCATGGTGATGCCTGGCACAGCCTGCGGCAGTGGGAAG GTGTGCATCAACCAGAAGTGCCAGGAAGTGTCCGCCCTGGGGGTCCAGGAGTGTCGGAGAAAATGCAGCGGGCACGGG GTGTGTAACAGCAACGCGAACTGCCATTGTGATCCAGGCTGGGCCCCTCCAGACTGCAAGAGTTCGGGGTACGGAGGGAGTGTGGAAAGTGGGCCGCTGGAACCGGAGAAAG ATAGCAGCGCTGTATCCAcagctctcctcctcctcttcctcctcgtaCTTCCACTGACCATACTCGTGGGCGTCTGCTACTTCAAGCGCAGCACCCTGAGGCAGGGTCTCTGCAGGTTCAGAAAGGCTTCCAGCTGCCAGTACAG TGCAGAGCCTGAGACTCGAGTCCGATTCCTCGGTGAAGGCATCACGGCTGAGGGGAACCG GATTTCTCATACAGAAGCACGAGCCATGGGCCAGGCACCCCCTGAACGCCCAAGACCCCCTCAGCGGATGCAGAGCACAGAGCTCCAGGTGATGCCGCCCACGACTAAG CCTTTTTCTCAAGACTCTACAAGGCCAGATCCACCTTCCAAGCCTCTTCCACCTGATCCGGTCCCAAAGCAGTTACAG GGCACAGCTTTCGACAGGCCTGCCCCACCCTCAAGACCTCTGCCAGATGACCCCGTGCCAAGGAAGTCTCAG CCTCAAGTTCCTGTGAAACCACCTCCCCCAAAGAAGCCCCTGCCCTCGGACCCGGCGACCCAAGACCAAGAAGAGCTGCTTTCTGCCGTGCCCATATACACGCCTCAGGCAGTAGTGTTCCCTTCCA GCCGGCGCCCCCTCCGCCTACAGCCATTGGTGGGAACCTCCAGGCGCAGCAAGTGTAACTGA